The genomic segment ggtatatttgcacctttgtcCTTCAAAAAATTATGTTAAGAAATGAAGATGTTTGATTAAATTTTTGGTGAAGAAATAAGTGATTTTGAATAGTAATCGTCTAATAAATATTGTTTTTAGCCTTTAAGTATaagttgaaaaaagaaatagtaGTAGAGTATTTTTTTCCCCGTAATTTGACACTAATTTTTGATTGATGCATTGATCTCTGATTGGGACTGCATACAAGCTTCGGGGTTAGTCTGTATTTTTCGGACTTTTAAACAAATTAAGGatttgaagaaaaaacaaaagtaaaaagtaTTGATCAAACGCAAATTACTAACAAAAGCACATTTCATATGACTTAGCCAAACACAATTACTGGTCAGGTTGATTTGACAACTTGACTAACCAGACTATtaacacaaaaaagaaaagcattttgaattttcttattaatCACTTCTCGTTGATATTGCTAATTTGTCTAAAGTTTACTTGTGATATTAGGTAAAAAGATGGCTATTTATATTAATACTGAGATGATAAGGCACCAGTTGCAGTGGGGCCATATTCTCAAGCAATCAAATTTGTTCCTGAGGTTTGTGACATTTACTCTcagttaattatttttaatctttaattaaATCATTTTAACTTGTGATATAATAACATTTTCCTGTCCTTTTTCCATTGCttgatatttctattttttgtgaTTGAATGTAGACTGGAAATTTCATATCAGAGACAGTGTGAAGGATCAAACAGAACAGGTCTTTGTTTAATAAATCCTACTTTGCAGTTTACCattcagattaaaaaaaatctgagTTTAATACTAATTAATCTTCAGGCTGTCAAGAATATTGGGGAGATACTTAAAGCTGGTGGTGTTAGTTACTCTTCAGTTGTTAAGACAACAATCATGTATGATACATAattgtttttgtatttcttCTCACTACCCTCTTAAATTCTCTGTGCTTCcttagtttgttttgattactGATGctgaaaattaatattaatgatattattaaCCTACGGGTTGGCTGATctaaaggacttccagaaaatCAATGCATTTTATGCTAAATGTGAGTACAACTAGCTTTCATACTAGTACTAATATCATGTTAGATTAAGCCAATTTCGGAAAGGGATGTGGTCACCTTTCTGATCTAACGCCACAAGGCGACGTAAAATTAACCTATAGCATAGGTTACTCTTCAAATTGTAACATAACATGTTATAACCAGTTAAGTTGCACTGATGGTGTGAATTGCACAGTCAGTGTACAAACTTAAATCATTCACATACCCTTTAATCTTCATACTGGTCCAGTGCCAGTAATGCTATTGGTGAACCTGATACCATATTGGATCTTTAGAAAATGAAAGGTGTTCATATTACATTTTGAAGTTTGTCTCAAAAGATGGACTAACATGGGTGATGGGTAGATATATTGCAGATTTTCCAGAACCTGCACCAGCACGTTCAACTTTTCAGGCGGCTGCATTACCCCTGGATGCAAAGATAGAAATTGACTGCATAGCAGTACTATAAACTGATTAAAGCCTTCAACTTCCATGGCTATGAATTTAGATTCAATAAGAGGAGTTAACTCTTTAATTGAGGGTCTCTTGATCCTCTGCAGCACCAATAAACCCTACAGAGAGGTTCAGGAAAAAGGGCTCTTTAAGTCCCAATAATAAGAATTCATCGAGTAACCACGTTCAACTTACTtgcattattattattgatcAACGAATTAAcactaaaaaagaaaacttaTTGCAACTACGAACATGAACAAATGCTTCCTCATTAGACTATTTTAACCGATATTAAGAGGAACTTTTGTTGTGACTATGCAGCCAAGGATATTACACGCGATTATGCGAAACTCGAGATCAAACGTAAAACTCAGTGAAATGTTGGCCCGAGCACATTGTAATTGCAGTATGATGCTTAATTATCAGAAAATATGACGAGAGTCGCAGCTACAGTAATGCAAAGCCAAATGCACATTAGGATGACATAGTTCTGCCACAAATACTTCTACAAGAATGCATGGCAAAGCTTTATTTCTTCCATCAATACACCCTCTGCTATCCCTAATTCTCTTCGTCTCTGTCTAAAATGGgatacaattttctatagcACAACACTGCATAGAGACCACACCTTCGTATTATATATGAAATTGGTTTCCACTTGTACAAAGAAATAATCGAATATGTTTTGTGTGGTTTCTTGTTTTCCTTATTTGGGTTTCCTTTATTTGAATTCCTGGAAGTTCACATGTCCAGTTGCTTGTGCATGCTCTACTGCTTCCTGCATAGGAATGCAACTTCTAGCTAAAGAAGGGCAAGTTAAGAAAGTAAGAAGAATAATTACAAGCAAGACTCCAACCTTTTGGCCAATGACCCCAATTTGGCAAACTCCACATCGCAACGTGAAGTTGGCTGTGTCAGTGTAGCTCCTCTTCCTGCAATGTGGCAATAATGGATAAAATGGTATAGTAATTAGTAGCTTTAAATAGTTGCTATTCATTTCCTCGCAGCAAAATAAGCTCAGATAGCAAAGTAAGTCAACTCCGAGTTTAACAGACGATAAAAGGGAAGGTATAAAGTAA from the Lycium ferocissimum isolate CSIRO_LF1 chromosome 11, AGI_CSIRO_Lferr_CH_V1, whole genome shotgun sequence genome contains:
- the LOC132038269 gene encoding reactive Intermediate Deaminase A, chloroplastic-like, coding for MAIYINTEMIRHQLQWGHILKQSNLFLRFVTFTLNWKFHIRDSVKDQTEQAVKNIGEILKAGGVSYSSVVKTTIGLADLKDFQKINAFYAKYFPEPAPARSTFQAAALPLDAKIEIDCIAVL